A genomic region of Trifolium pratense cultivar HEN17-A07 linkage group LG3, ARS_RC_1.1, whole genome shotgun sequence contains the following coding sequences:
- the LOC123914830 gene encoding protein FAR1-RELATED SEQUENCE 5-like — protein MEFESEVATYDFYNEYSKKMGFRIRREYGNKSKIDGVLTSRRFTCFKEGNRGVDKRDYLTKEPRAETRTGCQARMVISLDRKIGKYKVVDFVAQHNHMLQPNEYVHMLQCHPLLK, from the coding sequence ATGGAATTTGAATCCGAGGTAGCAacttatgatttttataatgagTATAGCAAGAAAATGGGGTTCAGAATTCGCCGCGAATATGGGAATAAAAGCAAAATTGATGGAGTTCTAACTTCCAGAAGATTCACATGCTTCAAAGAGGGTAATCGAGGTGTTGACAAGCGAGATTACTTGACAAAAGAGCCTAGAGCAGAAACAAGAACTGGATGTCAAGCACGCATGGTTATTTCGCTTGATCGGAAGATTGGAAAATACAAGGTTGTTGACTTTGTTGCTCAACACAATCACATGCTTCAACCAAATGAGTATGTTCATATGTTGCAATGTCAtcctctacttaagtag